Below is a genomic region from Leptospira barantonii.
CGCCTCGGGAATCAAAGGTAAAAAACAATCCTTTCTTTCCTATCTTTATGTAACTCATCTTATCGAAGAAAGAGCTGACTTTTTATATCAAGAATACGATCGTATTTTGGAAGAGAATCGAATCCCCGTCAGTTTAAAGGCGATTCTCAAAGAGGAAGAATCTCATCTCGCCGAAATGCAGAGTTCCCTCGCAGGAGAAGATCCCGATTATAAAACGCGTTACGCGCTCTTCCAGGAAAAGGAAGAAAAGAATTATCTAAAATTCGAAAAATCTCTTTTGAAATCCGTGGGACTTTAACGATTCCGAGATGTTTCGATTCACCCGCAAACAAACCTTCACAATTCTTTTGATTCTAAGTACATTCTGTTTTCAGAATGTATTTTCGGAAACCGGTGGTCTCAGGGACCGCCCGGTAAGCGTCGTGCTTGTTTGCGAACCTTCTTCCAAAGCGGATAAACCCCGTTTTTACAAATCGACTTCTTTGTTTTTCAAAAGACTCAAAAACAAACGCGTTCAAGAAAACGGAACTGCGTTCTTGGTAGGTTACGGTTCATTTGCTTCCGAACTTCCGAGTGAACAATTGAATCTCGCAGGGCAAAACGGATACGATTTATATATCTTTCCGCAAACCGCACTGGAGAATTTACCATCTTCTCAAACCGCAAATGGTGTTCCTTGGATTTCCTTTGTGGTTGAAAAAAAGGAAATCACAAAACCGCAAACCCAAAAGAAGTCCAGTAAAAAGGGAAAGTCTTCGAAGTCTTCTTCTCAAGGGAAAAAACGAAAAAATAAATCGAAATCCGATTCGACTTTGAATCGGCTCAATCCGCAACCCGAACCCGGAGTAGCAGTAGGTCAGACTTCCGAAACGAATTCTCCCGATAAAATCGAACTCAAACAACCTGCCTCCGAAAAATCCGAAACGAAGAAAACCGCAAAGTCAAAGAAGTCGAAAAAACAAAATTCTTCCAAAACAAAATCCGCAAGAAAAACGAAACCGACGACTGCGGAAACCGATCCAAAAGTAAAACAATCTTCTACGGAAAAAAATTCTTCGGAGAATGTAAATCAACCCACAAAATCAGAGACGACCAAAACGAACACAACTTCAATCGGGAGTGCTTCTTTCGAATTGAGTTTTGATACTTTGAAATTTTGGTTTTCTACGATCACGAATCCGATCGAACTTTCTTGGACGCAGGAAAGAATTCTATTCTTAGCCGGAGACAAAACTGCGGAAGAATGGAATCAAATTCTTTCCGGAAAAACGGAAGACACGACAGCGATCCGACTTTTGAATTCGCCTCAGGATCTGAAATTCAACGAGGGAATTTATTACACAGGTTGTGCTTCTCCCGGAATTCCGAACGGAGTTTCGGTTTTGAATTTTTTCTTTCGGGGAAATCGATTGATTCGACTGAAGCAGGAAAGTTTTTCTCTCAACAGCGACGGTTCCGGGAAATCCTGGGAACTGGAATGACGATTTTACTTTTCGCATAGACCGACCCCGGAAAATCTGGACTCCATGAGTCTGAATTGCGGCATCGTAGGCCTTCCCAACGTAGGTAAATCCACTATTTTTAACGCGCTCACCAAAGCGGGCGCACAGATGGAAAATTATCCATTCTGCACGATCGAACCCAACAAAGGAATCGTGGAAGTTCCCGATTCAAGATTGGATCGATTGTCGGAAATCGCCAAACCGCAAAAGGTTGTTCCTGCAATCATCGAATTCGTCGATATCGCCGGTCTCGTAAAAGGCGCAAGTCAGGGAGAAGGGCTTGGAAATAAATTTCTTTCTCATATCCGCGAAGTGGACGCGATTTGTCACGTTGTGCGCGCTTTCGAGGACGACAACGTAACCCACGTTCATGGAAAAATAAATCCCGTGGACGACGCGGCCGTAGTGAACATGGAATTGATCTTCGCCGATTTG
It encodes:
- a CDS encoding LIC11612 family fibronectin-binding protein — its product is MFRFTRKQTFTILLILSTFCFQNVFSETGGLRDRPVSVVLVCEPSSKADKPRFYKSTSLFFKRLKNKRVQENGTAFLVGYGSFASELPSEQLNLAGQNGYDLYIFPQTALENLPSSQTANGVPWISFVVEKKEITKPQTQKKSSKKGKSSKSSSQGKKRKNKSKSDSTLNRLNPQPEPGVAVGQTSETNSPDKIELKQPASEKSETKKTAKSKKSKKQNSSKTKSARKTKPTTAETDPKVKQSSTEKNSSENVNQPTKSETTKTNTTSIGSASFELSFDTLKFWFSTITNPIELSWTQERILFLAGDKTAEEWNQILSGKTEDTTAIRLLNSPQDLKFNEGIYYTGCASPGIPNGVSVLNFFFRGNRLIRLKQESFSLNSDGSGKSWELE